The DNA segment TTGGGCATTCATGATTCTGGTGAGTTCAGCAACGATACTtttaatgataaatatgaaaaagaatccCCAAAAACTAACAAATAATTGTCCCAACACATTTGAAATTAATCTTAGAGAGgcagaaatgtttcaaaataagaGCTATGCATATGAACACAAACAACATGAACAGCATAGACAGGCAAGCCTCCCACCTGTGTCTGGCGTGTCAGCGCTGCGTGAGTAGGAGTGAGGAGGTCCAGACACTGCATTGACTGTCACTCCtcctgctgtggtggtggcagcttgTGATGCCTGGTTACttgggtggtggtgaatgtggtgaaCACCCTGATGGTGATAGcttccacccccaccaccaccacctcctgctcctccccctcctccactccctcctagAACCCGCTGCTCCaaactgctgcttctgctgctgatgCCGGTGGTGTTTGTTCTCTGCTGCTGCTCCATCATTTGCTCTGCTGCTGCCACATTCTTCTCCTGGGTCTGGTGCGGGGGTGGGGGCGGCTGGTGGGAGGAcaccggggaggaggaggggccacTCATGGAGGATTGGCGGACGGGCAGCGGGGGTCCTGAAGAGGGTGTGGCCTGCAAGGGAAGGGAACAAAGGCattgctttttatctttttatataatgtgggcttttcatggcaATTTATAAGCTAAGGAAGATATTTTTAGGGTACCTTCTAAATGAAAGCTCACCCATTAGGGGGTACATTAACTCAAGTAAAGAAGCCCTTCCTACACTCGGACTATGGCCAGAATTCAAACccatgcacttggagacccctccgCCCCCatagcacgcatggttccattgtacctCCTCAGGAAATTAAACACTACTTAAGCCTTGCAACTTCATCAAGTTTCTTTTGTCTGCAGGTGAGGGCATCATCTCTCTAATGAAGAACTTCTTTGCCGAGAGGATAGAAGCTTACATATTTTGATTACTGAACAGAATCTGACAAAATGTGACCAGCAATGTGATCGACGATATGGTGGTTTCCTACTAAGCAAATGTGCAGCACCGGAGGACACCCATGAATTATGTTCAAAATATTTTAGCACCATTTCCATTgcaaataacaatataaaaccACCTCCACAGCAATGCTTgaaattttccttgtttttcctatgACCCCTGCACCCGTGGGGTCTCTCACCTGCTTGTGGCTGGACTCGGCCTGGCTCTGGGGCTGCAGCCGCTGCcggagggtgaagaggaggtgCCGCACCGTGACGTCCACACCCCCCACGTACTGCTGGCGGAACTGCAGGATCTGCCGCCAAGACAGGCCAAACTCTCGCACACCTTCACTGATCTTCTTGAGCACCTGCAAGAATGAATTAAAATTAGAACAATTGTATTTCATTCactgcattttcttttaaatatggAAGAAATAACACCAAAGACATGATTTCACTTTCCTATTTCTTGAACACTTTGAATGAAAAACTCCCAAGCATCACATACTGTGTTGCATATCAAAATGATTTCAGTGAGTTACCTGGCATTCACAGTATGCAATCAGACAGTCAAGAGCAAGCCTGGAAATGAGGTCTGGATCCAGCACACCCTCTAGGACCAGGCAGGAAGGGTCCCTGTAAGCAGAGGAGCCTGGCGGGGGGCTGGCCTGGGGGGCATAACCCATCAAGGAGAGGATGCCTTCAGCACCGGCCAAGTGGTGAGCCACCTGGTGCACCCAGAACCCACTGTACAGCTGAAAGGCAGAACATTTGTGTCAATAAGGAAATCAATAagagaacaatgaagaaaaaactaaataaaaaataagagtaagaggTGTGATTGTGCAGTAGAGTTATCCAAACAGAGTAATAGATTAATGTATGCGTAACACGGAAACTGTAAGTGGATGCAGGGAAGAGTAAAGTGATGacaggagcaggaagtggagagGTGTGACTTTTGTACAAGTGAGTGTGCCAACAAAGAGTAAGAGGTGATTTATGGGAgaccagagagaaaaaaggaagctaAAACTCTAAACACTGAAGCCATATAAATTTGTCTTTGATCAACAAACCTTAATCTCCTTGAACTCTCTCCTCCAGGGCTGTGTGATGAGGTTGGCGGCATACTGAGCCAGGGCATCAAAAGCACACGCAGCATTGTAGGCATTGAAGTCACTGCAGGAATTGATGCTCATTTCCAGCGCTTCGGAGATTTGGCGAAACATGAACTTGTGGGAGTGCGGTGTGATGGCTAGGTATTCCATGATCTCACCTGAGGAAATGTAACAGGTGAGTTTTGGACATTACATATTTTATTGTTACTTAACATATTAGATTTTAAATGCAATAGTTATTTATATTCAGGGAGTTGATTTGAAACTGcagatttttttggggggcagCAGTAGACATTCCTTGGAAGAGTTAGTGGTAATCTTAACAACATCAATATGTCCCAATCACACTTAACGTTAATAAAGTATATGCCCAAACTTCATCACAAATTGCATTAAAGAATTACAGTTCACCACCAACAGACAATAATGAGAGACAGTAAAGCAATAGTCACTCCATCATAAAGTCCTTCTACATATCCAGTGCCTCATCCCTCCACTAATTTCTCCCCAATTTCTGCATTTCCTCACTGTGAGATTAAAGCCTCGCCTGTCATCGCTTAGTGACAATAGGTTATAAACAATCTGATAATGTAGGAAGTTAGTAGGCTGTAATCTATGATGGGTTTATGATATCACTGCAAGGACACTACTCAAGACACATTCTGTATGTTAGAGGACAATTGCACAGTAACGGTGGTTTAGATAATAATGGAAAGGATACTTGATGACTTAAAGAACACTATTATGGGTGtaagactgggagagagagagagagagagagagagagagagagagagagagagagagagagagagagagagagagagagagagagagagagagagagagagagagagagagagagagagagagagagtgtttgtatCTTACGTTCTAGTTTCTCCCTCTGCTCCAGCTTGTGTGGTGAGTCTTCAGTCTCTATGTAGCCCAGGTGGAGGGTGTTCATCTCCTCCAGAAGTTCCTCATCCACCGACATGACTGGCCCGGAGCTCAGGGACGGGGCAGCTGCCTGGCTGTTGGACTGTTGTGGGGGCATTATCCCCGGGGGCAAACCTCCCCCCATGGCAGGGGGTATACCATACCCCATGTTGGAggggtgctggtgctggtgctggtgctgatgcTGGTGTTGGGGGTGGGAGTGGGCATGGGAGTGAGGCAGCTGAGGGGGCAGGTAGGGGTTGACATACACTGAGGTTTGTGGGGGGTAGATGGGCGAAGGCTGCGAGAGCATtggggaaggatgggagagCAGGGCAGAGTTTCCCGAGCCCACGGCGATGGACACGCTGGCCGCCCCCACCGCTGCCGCAGCCGAGTGGGTGAGGTGACTCTGGTgcgaggagtgggaggagtgggcggagggggaggggtgaggcACGTGGGtctgagggaaggagtgaactGCATAACTGTGAGgcatgggaggagggaggattggggaaggaaataaggggGAATGAACAGGGGGGGGATGGGGACCCCCCATGTGGGGAGGCATAGCCATGTGGTACATCGTCATGTGGTCACGTACTTAAAACCATCTGCAAATACATAAACAAGTGTTAGTTTGGTTGTTTCTGTCCAATGAAACTACACTTTGAATCACATGAAGATCAGCCACCGAGCAGTGTTTGAGGCAAGCCACAGCCACTCCCTTCAGCAACACCAGGGAAACCCCAAGGAATCAATTTAAAAGTTAGCCAAACTGGTGATGGGAGATTGTCACGGAAGACTAATCAACAGAGTAAATGTGAACACAATTTGTTACAATTCAGCAATCAGCGATCAAGATGTGAGTAGTAGGCTCTGACTGCCCTGCCATTACACAATTAAACTTCACATTAAGTTAGGCCAGAGTATCTTATTTACCttcacctaatctaatctaaggCTTATCCACTCCAGGGGCAGTAGTGGGGGGAAGGGGTGATCTTCATGTAATACAAACCACTACTAAACCATTAAACATTTCAGTAAGCATAAATTGTTTAAAAAAGCAGCAAGTTATTCCAAGCCCAGCCCAACCCTACCCTGCCAGCAAAAACccacaccagccagccagccagtccccagtgaaagcctggaACTCAAGCAACACATCAAGTTCAAGAACATCTGGAACACTGTGGAGGTCACTCTTACTACCACTAGTCCACAAATCTCTAAGTCACTGCATCAGGTGACAAATATGGCTATGAATTAAGGCTATACATTACTCAGCACTAAAGTTACATGTATTTAGATCAGAGAAGTGGATAAGGAATGAGTATTTTGACATAAGTTGTGTGGTAGGGACTGGTGAGCAttcatcccaccacacacccactaccacgactgacctctctctctctatctctctctcacactctcactacaccaccacactcactacACGGCCACCACCTCTGAGTGAAagctaccacaccaccacagcatccaCCACAAGCAGCCACGTCCACTCGTCACCACACCACAGTAACGTGAAACCGAAACTGGGACGAAACGACGATGAAACGAACTAACTTGTGGAGAGAAACTTTTCCCTGACTCATCCGCTGGTCTTGGAAACTCATCAGTCACGAAACACACCTGCCCTCGCACCTGGAGCTTTATGTGCtgttaattagtgtgtgtgtgttaaccctTTGGGACACATGCACGAGGTGGCTAAATACGGAAACAGGTcgtgtggtcgtggtggtggtgtgccagAAAAACAGGAAGTGACATCAGACGACCATTACCTCTTGTATTAACTCCCAACTACCTTTACGACTCGCCAAACCACCTCCCCTCCTGCCACCCGCCCAGCAACGACCCCCAGGCCACCGCTGCAGGTAAGGTTAATTAATACACGTACTCAGGTGTCAAAAATAATTGGGATTCAGGTGGCAGTTTTCCGACCTTGACTTGTCCCCATTTATATCTCccttatttatcctcctcctcttcttctctcctccctctcacctttcctcctcgaTGCCTCAAGTCTCGCAGCGACTAGTTCTATTTGCCAAACTCAAAATCGCGGTGAATAACGGAGGTTTAGAGGCGATTTTCTCATGCTGCTTAAATTGGTTCCATTACTCACGACCAAAACATTCACCTGAAGGGATCGTGTCCGGCGCGGCGAGACAAGGGAGGCTCGGGACGCCAGGCAAGAGGCCGCGATCCCCTCACGCCGCCACACGCAACACTGGATCCCCTATCACTGGCTTCACTCCCTTATACCGCcacagaaaacaggaaagattCTCGAATTTTATTGGGCAACTGTGGTAAAGGGAGTTATTCTTGTTTATGATGCTTCCATTCGCATACAGCAATAGGAAAATGTGTTCATTCCGAGAGTGAAGGGATGGAtagatattaaagaaaaaagttgtTGCAGTGTGATTAATAATGGGTATATCATTCACGCCACAACTGTAGGAAAACCATTACATCtattaaaaataatagtttCCATGACAGCTCGCCTTCCTGTGTAAGTAGAAAGTTATTCCACTAACTAAACATTCTCGCATTAACGGATATCTATGTACACGACAAAACGAGCGCAGAAAGGCTGTCTCGTAAAGTAAGTTATAGGCACGAAAACTCTTGCAAGACAAGGCGACACTGATAAGAAGATTAGTGTGCTTATAGATATGTAGCGATACGGAACACTGTCTCGCAGCTCCATGACAGCGCACTCCATGTCTCTCCAGCACTCCTTGTGACAGGTGCCATTACTTCACCCCTACCCGCATCCGACCTACGTAGCTCGGTGCTCACGGCCAGGGATAGGTGAGTTTACCTTTCCATAGTTCTATAGGCGCCCTTCACCAACACCAGTGGAGAGACATATAGCTGTAGGATTAATTTATCATCCCGTGGTTAAGACGGCATAACATCCCCACCTGAGGGTCGCTGCGTGAGTCAAGGGCGATATCTTTTTTGTAAGGAGTG comes from the Portunus trituberculatus isolate SZX2019 chromosome 25, ASM1759143v1, whole genome shotgun sequence genome and includes:
- the LOC123508847 gene encoding LOW QUALITY PROTEIN: uncharacterized protein LOC123508847 (The sequence of the model RefSeq protein was modified relative to this genomic sequence to represent the inferred CDS: inserted 2 bases in 1 codon) codes for the protein MTMYHMAMPPHMGGPHPPPVHSPLFPSPILPPPMPHSYAVHSFPQTHVPHPSPSAHSSHSSHQSHLTHSAAAAVGAASVSIAVGSGNSALLSHPSPMLSQPSPIYPPQTSVYVNPYLPPQLPHSHAHSHPQHQHQHQHQHQHPSNMGYGIPPAMGGGLPPGIMPPQQSNSQAAAPSLSSGPVMSVDEELLEEMNTLHLGYIETEDSPHKLEQREKLEREIMEYLAITPHSHKFMFRQISEALEMSINSCSDFNAYNAACAFDALAQYAANLITQPWRREFKEIKLYSGFWVHQVAHHLAGAEGILSLMGYAPQASPPPGSSAYRDPSCLVLEGVLDPDLISRLALDCLIAYCECQVLKKISEGVREFGLSWRQILQFRQQYVGGVDVTVRHLLFTLRQRLQPQSQAESSHKQATPSSGPPLPVRQSSMSGPSSSPVSSHQPPPPPHQTQEKNVAAAEQMMEQQQRTNTTGISSRSSSLEQRVLGGSGGGGGAGGGGGGGGSYHHQGVHHIHHHPSNQASQAATTTAGGVTVNAVSGPPHSYSRSADTPDTAKSISSLGMLPPTSQVPTAKLIDLDSSLEALPSRTSLQLLPKVLPHKRTKSGGSNRILPPLENSESCPPPPPPPEVFQAGTLDEHLEATLSIVKDPNRNSVVHATSNDQGATSWETWDFVYRGLEKXGYNKDIGDRGDILHQITRQNLHVEAAAPQGKSVPLNNKKEVGKSKPLNINQALQALTLSETRERMERPSPSSKSSHSASHGLAPDVFPGLTKRNSLYDNLSTGFETAPQDSDDYEEQRPVLKKTSNLARVDNRLDVSNKNNTSSSSSPRSLSLSSKGSHTRQELPSEVSRSAATAVQQGSGGIAITDAPTPCRDIQLPKESFMPQVPWSCTTCTFLNDKGRNVCDMCGKSRTPGPEARPLISGGRQCPQCTLINEREAMACSACGVLLEGSSTYI